Below is a genomic region from Aminiphilus circumscriptus DSM 16581.
TCTCCTCGACGAATTCCTCGAAGAAGCGACTCAGGAGCAGAAAACGGCTTTCCTTTCCCGTGATCTCGAGCCCTTTCCGCTTCGCCGCCGCCCGGGCCTCCTCGTCGGTCTCGAAGGCGCCGAAATCCACGCCGCAATGGTCCTTCACGAGGTCCATCATGGTGGCTCTGCGGAAGGGAGGCTCGAAACTGAGAGGCGTTCCCTGGTAGACCGTCTCCCTTGCCCCGACTTCCTCCGCGGCGGCCACGATGATTTCCTCCGTGAGGTTCATCATGTCCTCGTAGTTTGCGTAGGCCCAGTACACCTCCATGGCGGTGAACTCCGGATTGTGCATGGTGTCGACACCCTCGTTGCGGAAGTTCTTGCCGATCTCGTACACCCGGCCGAACATTCCCACGATGAGGCGTTTGAGGTACAGCTCCGTGGCGATCCGGAGATACATCTCCTGGCTCAGTGCGTTGTGGAAAGTGATGAAAGGTCGTGCGTTGGCGCCGCCGGCAATGCTGGAGAGGATGGGAGTCTCCACCTCGAGCGTTCCGTGATTCTCCAGCACGCGTCGCACCGTGTTGATGATGCGGGAGCGCTTCCGGAACGTCTCCCGCACCTCGGGGTTGGCGATGAGATCCACATAGCGCTGGCGATAGCGCACTTCCGTGTCCTTCAAGCCGTGCCATTTTTCCGGCAGGGGACGCATGGCCTTGGAGAGGAGCGTGAAGGATTCCACGAGAATCGTCAGTTCCCCCCGTTGCGTCCGGAAGGGATGCCCCACCACGCCGAGAAAATCCCCCATGTCCACCCATTTCTTGAAAAAGCCGTACTCCTTCTCACCGAGAACGTCGAACTGGAAGCAGAGCTGAAGACGGCACGTCTCGTCCTCCATGTGCGCGAAGGAGGCCTTGCCGTGCTTGCGCAGGGTCATGACGCGACCGGCGGTGACGATCCGGGCGTCCTCCGCGTGCTCGTTCTCCTGAAGTCCGCCATAGGTCTCGAGAACGTGGGCAAGAGAGTGCTCCCGGAGGAAGCGCTCCTGGACGAAGGGGTCGTACCCTTCCTCGTTCCGCAGGCGTTCAAGTTTTTCCCTGCGCTGGGAGAGAATCTCCTCCTCAGGCATCTGTGTGCTCTTCTGTTCCTTCTCCTCCATAATCGTCGCTCCCTTCAACCGTTTCCTGCCATGCGCGCAGCACCGCCGCCACATCGTCCACCGTTCGCAGCGTACTGATGGTGGTGCGTAAATGGGCCGCTCCACGCGTGCCTTTAAACATACCCGAGAGAAAGCGCTTCATCAAGGAGAGCGCTCCTCTTTCTCCCTCCCGCTCCTCCATGCGAAATCCAAGCTCCATCAGAAGGCCGACGCGATCGGCCGGCGAGGGCAGACAGAGCGCCGGTTCCACAGGATATTTCAGTGCGGCGAGGCTTCGGGGAACCAGAAAAGGATCCCGCATCCCTCCCCTGGCAACGAGAACCCCCACACAACCTCGACGGAGGTACTCCAGCACATCCTCCACCCGGTAGACATCGCCGCTGCCGCTGATTTTTCCCGGAAAAGCACGGGCGATGCGCTCCACCGCATCCCGATCGGCCTTTCCGGCGTAGAGCTGTTTCTGGGTTCTTCCGTGCACGGAGACATGGTCTGCCCCAGCCTCGAAGAGCATCTCCACGAAGTTCTCCGTGGACAGGGGATATCCCTCGGCACAGAGGCGTATCTTCACCCATACGGGAAGGCCGAACTCCCCGAGGGCTTTCACCATGGCTTCCGCGATGTCCGGGGTTTCGAGAAGCCGGGCGCCCTCGCCCCGGCGAAAGACCTTCCGCACCGGGCAGGCCATGTTGAGCTGCAGCACCTGCGGGAGAGCACCCCTGGTCAGTGCGACGGCGGCCCCTCGACGAACATCCTCGGCACCGCAGCCAAAAAACTGGAGCACGAGAGGCGCCTCTCCCACCTCGGGAAGCATGCGCACCGTGGTACGGTTGCCGTGAAGAAGCCCGGAAAGACTGATCATCTCCGTGTGAGTCAATCCTGCGCCGAGACGGCGAAACATCTCCCGCACGGGAAAGGTGCTCACGTCGGCGAGCGGCGCAAGCCAGAGCGGGTTCGCCACGGAAACACCGCCCACGAAGATGCCGCCCGTCGCGCGTTCCAAAGGGCATTCCGTCTCCGTCACGAGGCGGGCAGGCCTCTCAGGCAAGGACATGGGCACTCCTGTCGGGGCAATTCCGAAGGAAGAGCAGGCGCAATCCCTCCAGAGTAAGCCAGGGCTCCACCGTGCCGATGGTCTCGGAGAAGGGAGCCACCGCCAACGCCTGCCCTCCCGTCGCCACGAGGGGTGTCCGTACTCCCAGCTCCGCCCAGATTCGCCGCGCCAGGGAGTCCACGAGCCCCGCATAGCCGAAGAGAATGCCCGACTGGATGGATTCCATGGTCGTGCGCCCGATGACCGAGGGCGGCGCCTCCAGGGCGACCTTCGGCAGTTTCGCCGTCTTTCCGAAGAGCGCCTCCATGCTCACGGAAAGTCCCGGAGCGATCGTTCCTCCGAGATAGGCCCCGTCTCCATCCACCACATCGAGCGTGAGGGCCGTGCCAAAATCGGCAATGATGAGGGGAAATCCGAATTTCGCCACACCTGCGACAGCATTCACAATCCGGTCCGCTCCCACTTCAGCGGGAGCACGGTAACGAATCTCCATTCCCAAATCAAGGGAAAGTCCCACCTTGAGACATTCGATGTTCAGGGCGTTGCGGATTCCCTCCTGCCAGGGCGCCTCCAGGGGAGGAACGACACCCGCCGCAATGGCACCCCGGATACGGCTCGGGGCAACCCCTGCCATCTGCATCAGGTTCAGAAGGAAGATCGTCAGTTCATCCGCGGTACGCCTCTCGGACATGAGGCGCCAGGAGTGACGCAACACCTCTCCTTCGTAGATGCCCACCACGGTATTCGTGTTTCCCACATCCAGCACGAGCAACATCGTCTTTCCACCTCCGCATCCACCACCGACACGAGGAACGCGTTTTGTTCCCCTTTCGGTCCTCCGGCGTCATGCTCCGAAGAACGCCATGACACTTCCGCTCAGGATGATCGAGATCAGGAATGTCCGTCTCCGGTCGATTCCGCAACTTCCAAGGACAAGAGCCGTCACCAGAAAGACCGTTCCGCCTCCCAGCAGCCGCGACCATTCCAGCGAGGCGGAAAGGAGCGTCGCCGCACCGTCGGCGCCTTTTTCCCACCAGAGGAAGAGCCATTCCATCGCTCCTGCGGCATATTCGCCACCGGGAATTCCCAAAAGGGCCGGCAACGCCGCAAGGGAAGCAAGGGGGAGCAGGACAGCGAAGACCGGAATGGCAACCATGTTCACAAGTGCGCCCGCAAGAGGAACGGGACCGAACACGGAGGCGCTGATGCCCGCCGTGGCGATCCATGCCAGCAGTCCCGCCGCGATTCCCTGTCGTGCCACGGAGAGAGCGCTTTCCTCATTTCCGCCGGGTTTGCCCGCGTCCCGTCGCCCGAGAAGATCCGCATAGGCTCCGAGAACGAGAACCGCCGTGACGGAAAGACGCCACCCCACATCCTGAAACCACCAGGGGCGCCACAACAGAAGCCCTGCGGCGACAACCGCGACGGCGTTCGTCACACCGCTTTTCCTGCCGAGGAACGCTCCCGTCAGAAAAAGCTGCACCATCGCCGCAGCACGAAGTGCACTCGGCCCTGCTCCGGCGAGGAGGGCATATCCCCACACAAGCCCCCCCGCAAGGAACATCCCGAGACGTCTTTTTCCCAGGAGGACCCAGACGAGAGCAGCCACGAGACCGACATGAAATCCCGAGACGGCCAGAAGGTGAGAAGTCCCCCACCGTCGATGCAGTTCCGCAAGCTCCGGATCCCGGCCTCCGAGCCACGCGGCGAGGAGGTGGCCCCGAACGCGACGTGGCAGCTCCAGCAGGATACGACGACGCAGAACGGAGCGCCAGGCGGCGAGGCTCGCTCCGGAAGCGCCCTCGTTGCGAACCGAGTAGGGACGCAACACTGCACGGACACCTCTCGCCCACCAGAAGGGACGCATGTCCAAGGAGCCGTTTCCTCTTTCCAGTGGTTCCGCATATCCCTGCACGGACAGACGGTCACCCTCTCTGTGGCCCCCGAAGGGCGACACGAAGAGAAGAAACCGCCCCTGGGGCAGATCGAGGAGAAGAGCCCGCATCCTGCCCCAAGGGCGCTCGAGCGTGACCGTTCCCGTTCCCGAAACGCCTCCGGCGAAGCGAGGAGGTGTCACCATCCTCCAGGCGAGGAAAACGCATCCCAGTGCGGTGACGAGAAAAAGCGTTCCCATAACGGCACCGTTCCATCTTGCGAGCGCACTGCCACTGCCGACTGTTTCTCCGGGTTCCGGAAAAGACTGCGTTCCCGCCGCGACATCCGTGCCCGTCCCGCTCCCAAGCAGGAGCAATCCCGCCGCAAGCAGAACTCCGACCCCCGTCGCGGGAATCGCCGGGACGCCCAAAGCAGAAACCCAAAGCACGGCGCTCCAGGAAAAAAGCGGAAGCAATGCCGGACAAAGGGCGACGAACTTCACGGGCCTACGGTCACAAAATCCTTCAAGGCTTCGAACTTCTTGGAACCGATGCCCCGCACGCGCTGCAAATCCTCAATCCTGCCGAAGGGACCGCGAGCCTCACGGTCCGCCACGATGGCCGCCGCAGTCTTGGGGCCCACACCGGGAAGCTTTTCCAGATCCGCCTCCGTGGCAGTGTTGAGGTTGATTTTGACCGCGCTCCCCCCCGTTCCCACGGAGCCAGGCCTTGGCGGCACGGAGGGGGCGGAAGCACCGGCGGACGGGACTCCTCCGGAAGAATCGTGCCGTGGCTCCTCGCCTTTCCGCGGCACATGGAAATGAACCCCATCCGCCAGGGGTGCCGCGAGATTCACCGCTTCCGTATCCGCCTCGCCGGAAAAGCCGCCCGCCCGTTCAAGGGCCGCATAGACCCTCGACCCCGCAGGGAGGGCATAGACACCGGGACGGATCACGGCGCCGGTGACGTAGACGAACCACTCCTCCGGAACGGATGCGGAAGGCCGTACAGGAGACGGCGCCGAAATCCTCGCGTTGTCGCTTCCGGAACCGGTTTTTTCCTCCGGGTTCTCCCGGGTGCTCAGAAAAGGCAACGCGGAGCCCGCTTCGGTCGTGGGTGCTCCTCCGTGCCATCTTCCCGCAAAGAGGCCAACAAGCCCCCAGGCGGCGAGAAGACAGGCCACCCCAGCGGCAAGAACGAGCATCCCCCGGATCCGTGGAGAGAACATCGCTTACACGTCCTTTTCCGGGCAAAAACAGCAGGCACAGGAAGAGGAGCCACAGGGTATCACCGCCGAGAGGACCTCCGGCGGCGTTCCCGGGGCCATGCCCGACGGAGGAGCGGTGTTTCCGGCGGAAACGCCCCGTAGAGGACGACGATCCGCAGAAGGAAGGATTCGACCTCTCAGACACCAGTGCTCACCCTGGAGGATTTCCACGTGAACGAAATGTCCCAGGAGCGTCTCGGGAGCCTTCACCAGAACGACCTTGTCGTGAGGCGTGCGCCCCTGGAGGAGCCCACCGCCACGGGGAGCATGACCGTCCAGAAGCACCTCGAACACTCTTCCTTCGAGGCTTTTGTTGATTTCCAGGGAGATCTCGCGCTGCAGCGCATTCACGACGCGAAGACGCTCCTGTTTCACTTCCTCCGAGAGATGGCCTTCCATGGACGCCGCCCGCGTACCTTCCCGGATCGAATAGGAGGCGGTGTGCACCATGTCGAAGCGGAACCGCTCGAGACATGCGCAGGACGCACGAAAATCCTCCTCGCGCTCCCCTGGAAAACCCACGATGAGATCGCTGGTGATCCCCGGAGCGACGAGGGTGCTTCGGAGCTTGTCGATGAGAAGGGCATATCGCTCCACGGAATATCCCCGGTTCATGAGAGCGAGAATACGATCGCTTCCCGCCTGGAGAGGAAGGTTAAGGGACGGGCAGACGGCGGGTTCCTCCGCCATGACGGCGATGACATCGTCGGTGAGATCCTTTGGATGGTTGGTGGCGAAGCGGAGGCGTTTCACGCCGGAAAGGCGTGCCGCCTGCCGCAACAGGAACGCGAACGTCCACCCTTCCGCGGCGCCGTCGGTGCCGTAGCTGTTGACGTTCTGTCCGAGAAGCGTTATTTCCTGGACGCCATCGTCCACGAGCGCCCGAATTTCATCGAGGATCTCCCCGGGAGAGCGGGACTGAAAACGCCCCCGCACATAGGGGACGATGCAGTAAGAACAGTAGTTGTCGCAGCCGTGGGCGATGGAGACAAACCCTTTCCAGGGGTTGTCGCGTCTTGTCGGAGGCACGCAGAGATCACGCACCTCCCGGGGATCTTCGTCGAGGAGAAGGCGGAGCGCTCCGTCGGCAAGGCTCTTCTCCAAAGCCTCGGGGAGATCTCCCAGATGACGGGGACCCACCACGACCCGAATCCAGGGAAAACGACGGGCCATGCGCTCGCCCACACGAGCAGCCATGCACCCCGCCACGGCAACAAGGGGGTATTCCGCACCCTTTCGTTCCGCACCAACCCTCCCCAGCTCGCTCCACACCTTCTGTTCCGCCTTGTCGCGGATGCTACAAGTGAGAAAGACGAGCACCCGTGCTTCCTCCTGCGACGTCTCGGTCCAGCCTCGTTCGACGAAGGCTGTGCGGAGACGGTCCGCGTCATAGACGTTCATCTGACATCCGAACACCCGCAGGGAAAAGGACGTCACAGAAAACACACCTCCCAAAAAAGAAAGACGGAGGCCCGTAGGCCTCCGGCGCGTCCGCCTTCAAACGACTCTCAAGCCTACTCCGCAGGTTCGAACATGTCCTTGGCAACACCGCAAACAGGGCAAACCCAATCCTCGGGAATATCTTCGAAGGCCGTTCCCGGTGCGATACCGGAATCGGGATCTCCGTTAGCAGGATCATACACGTACCCACATACCGTGCAAATGTACTTCTTCATGCGTCAAGGCCTCCTCTCGGCTGAAAAAGTTGTACGCCTCCGGCAATTATAGAAGCCCCTGAGGTAAAACACAACCGAAGAGAAACTCGTCCGGCACGGAACGAACGGAAAGGGCACCTGCCGTCAGATCACGAAGAGTTCCCTGGACAGATACTCGGTAAGGCAGACCGCACCGCTCTCTTCCATGAGGTAGTTATCCTCGACGCGCACGCCGCCCCGTCCCTCAAGATAGACGCCCGGTTCCACCGTCACCACATCCCCCACCTCCAGGATCTCCTCCGACCGGAAGGAAAGACGCGGTGCCTCGTGGACCGAAAGGCCGATGCCGTGTCCGAGGCCGTGGGAAAAACACTCGCCCATGCCCGCCGCAACGATGACGTTTCTCGCAGCCTCGTCCACCTCCCGCACGGCGGATCCCGTGCGGAGCGCCGCACTCCCTTTCGCCTGGGCCTCCAGGATCAGGGCATGCATGTTCCGCGCCCAGGGATCCGCTTCTCCCAGGGAAATAGTGCGGGTGATGTCGCACACGTACCCTTCGTAGCGAGCACCGAAGTCGACGGTGACCCATTCCCCACGCTCCATGGAGCGATCCGTGGGACGCCCGTGGGGCAAAGCACTTCTCGGACCCGAGGCCACGATGAAATCCATGGTTCCCCAGCCACCATCCGCTCCGGCTTCCCGGAGCAGAAACTCCAGAAGGGCCGCAACACGGCGTTCCGTCATTCCCGGCTCCAGCCGCTTGAGCATCTCGAGAAAAGCGAAGGATGCCCGCTTCGCCGCCTCCTCGATAAGACGACGCTCCTGTGCATCCTTGCGACGGCGGAGCCGGGGAAGCAGGTCCGACACGTCCTCCCACCACACCCCCATGTCCGCAAGCCTCCGGTACGTGGCGAAGCTGACCTTGTCTCCCTCGAATCCCACGGACTTGAGATGCCTACGCCGCAAAAGATCACCGAGGACATCCAGAAGCCCCTGTCCCTCCTGAGGCACCAGGGAGAAGGGGCTCTGACGGCGCGCCTGGGCGAGATATCTTCCGTCCGTCACGAGAACCGCATCGTCCCCGGTGACGAGAAGTGCGCCGCTCGTCCCCCGGAATCCCGAAAGGTAATAGACGCTCTCCCAATTCACACCCTCTTGAAGCAGAAGAACGAGGGCATCCACGTTCCGTTCCGCGAGTAAAGCCTGCACCGCGATAACCCGACGCCACACATGCTCTCCCGCCATCAAAGATTGCCTCCGTCGCTCAAATCGCCCTCCCGAACCGTCGTCGCACTTTTCCCGCAACAGCGGGCGAGAAAGAAAAAGCACAGAGCGGAAGAAGGGAACAAAAGGCACATCAACGAGGCACCTCCATAACCAGCAGTCTCCAGAGTTCCTCCCTCGCGTCGAAGGAAACGTTTCCTCCTGCCTCCACGAGATTTCCCACCACGGAAAAGGGAATGCCCACTCCGGAGAGGCAACGGCACGCCTCGTCCAGATGCTCCGGGGGCAGCACCGCGAGGAGCACACCGGAGGAGATGAGGTGCAGCGGATCGAAAGCGAGCGTTTGTGCACAGCGACGCGTGAGCGGATGCACAGTCACCGTTTCGGGCAGGAGCCGAACCTCGGCCCGGGAGAGGCGTGCAAGCTCTCCGAGTCCTCCGAGAAATCCCCCCTCCGTCGGATCGTGAAGAAAGCGTGCCCAGGGACGAAGAATCCTTGCCTCGGGCAACACGGACAAAAAGTCGCCCCAGGAACGGATCTCCCGGATTTCTTCCTGGGTACAGCAGACGGCGAGAAGGTCCGGGCGGTCCGCGGCGAGAATGGACATCCCCTCCAGGCCGACGTGCTTGGTCATGAGGAGCACATCCCCAGGCCGCATCTCCTCTGCTCGAAGACAGCGCTCCGCATAGCCGAGAAGCGTTCCCGAGAGCACCGGCGCGGCATAGCGGTCGGAAAACTCCGTATGCCCCCCCACAATGGCGATGTTCAGTTCCAGGCAGGCCTCGTGCATCTCCTCCATGAACGCCGCCGCGTCGCGCTCGGTCATGTTGCGGGGGAGAATCATGGTCACCAGTAAATACGCCGGTTCACCCCCCTTGGAAGCCACGTCGTTGGCGTTCACATGCACGAGCAGTCGCCCCGCCCCTTTCGCGGCCCCCACCACCGGATCGGAGGCGACCACGAGAAACGGTCCTCCCGGAAGGGCGATGACCGCCGCATCCTCCCCAACGGCGGGACCGACCAGTACATCCTTCCGGGGACTTCCCCGAAAGGCGAGGATATGCTCCTCCAGCGCCCGAGGAGCCATTTTCCCCGTCGGCGCCCTAGAATCTCTCTCGATGGTCATGAAAACTCAACTCCTCCGTTCCTCTCGTTGCGGCTGTACAGACATCCGCAATATCCCTGGCGGTAGAGACCGAGACGACGGCTTTCCTCCACGGAGCGTGCGAAACCGTTTCCCTTCCGCCAGATTCGATGAAGCCACCGAAGTCCGAACTGTTCCGCCACGGCGACTCCGATACGGTTGATCTCGTCGGGGTTCTTGTGGGGACTGATGGTGAGAGTCGTGCAGAGAACGCGGCATCCCCGGCGCAGAGCCTCCCGGGCGGCGTTCTCAAGTTGAAGCCGAAAACAGCGCCGACAGCGCTCGCCTCCCTCCGGCTCCGCCTCAAAGGGAGCAAGAAGACGAAACCACTCCTCCGGCGCGTAGTGCTCCACCACAAGACGCCGATGTTCCGAGGCAAGGCGTCGCACTGCGGCGAGGCGCAAGAGGTATTCCTCTTCGGGATGGATGTTCCCTCCATAAAAATACCCCGTAACAGTGAAGGGTTCCTCCTCCAGCGTCGGCCAAGGAATCGTCCCATCGGGCGCACAGCAGAGATGCAGAAGAAGCCCTTCCGTCTCCTTCCGCAGTTCCCCCCCACTGTCCTTCGACAGCGGCAAACCCGGCACGCCCCCTTCCGGGAAGAGACGTCCCGCAGCCCCGTTCCACCTGATGTTCTCCCCCGTTCCCTCGCGAAGACGCTTCCGCACGGATCGACAGACCTCCATACCGGCAGAATTTTTCGAGCAGGAAGTATCCTGTCGGATGCGCCCCGCTCCCACCTGTGCTACTGTCTTTTTCATCCCGGTCCGGAAAGCGAACCGTCAGGAACATCAGAAGAAAAAACGCTTTCCGAACACGTTCTTTTCGTCAGGAGGTTTTCCACAATGCTCTATTTCTTGGTGAAATGGTTCTGCCGTCTCGTCTTCACCGTCTACAACCGGCTCCAGGTGGAACAACGCGACCGGATTCCTCCCGGAAAGCCTCTCCTCCTCGCCTGTAACCACTGCAGTTACCTCGA
It encodes:
- a CDS encoding epoxyqueuosine reductase QueH, which codes for MRKRLREGTGENIRWNGAAGRLFPEGGVPGLPLSKDSGGELRKETEGLLLHLCCAPDGTIPWPTLEEEPFTVTGYFYGGNIHPEEEYLLRLAAVRRLASEHRRLVVEHYAPEEWFRLLAPFEAEPEGGERCRRCFRLQLENAAREALRRGCRVLCTTLTISPHKNPDEINRIGVAVAEQFGLRWLHRIWRKGNGFARSVEESRRLGLYRQGYCGCLYSRNERNGGVEFS
- the miaB gene encoding tRNA (N6-isopentenyl adenosine(37)-C2)-methylthiotransferase MiaB, which translates into the protein MTSFSLRVFGCQMNVYDADRLRTAFVERGWTETSQEEARVLVFLTCSIRDKAEQKVWSELGRVGAERKGAEYPLVAVAGCMAARVGERMARRFPWIRVVVGPRHLGDLPEALEKSLADGALRLLLDEDPREVRDLCVPPTRRDNPWKGFVSIAHGCDNYCSYCIVPYVRGRFQSRSPGEILDEIRALVDDGVQEITLLGQNVNSYGTDGAAEGWTFAFLLRQAARLSGVKRLRFATNHPKDLTDDVIAVMAEEPAVCPSLNLPLQAGSDRILALMNRGYSVERYALLIDKLRSTLVAPGITSDLIVGFPGEREEDFRASCACLERFRFDMVHTASYSIREGTRAASMEGHLSEEVKQERLRVVNALQREISLEINKSLEGRVFEVLLDGHAPRGGGLLQGRTPHDKVVLVKAPETLLGHFVHVEILQGEHWCLRGRILPSADRRPLRGVSAGNTAPPSGMAPGTPPEVLSAVIPCGSSSCACCFCPEKDV
- a CDS encoding ComEA family DNA-binding protein; translation: MFSPRIRGMLVLAAGVACLLAAWGLVGLFAGRWHGGAPTTEAGSALPFLSTRENPEEKTGSGSDNARISAPSPVRPSASVPEEWFVYVTGAVIRPGVYALPAGSRVYAALERAGGFSGEADTEAVNLAAPLADGVHFHVPRKGEEPRHDSSGGVPSAGASAPSVPPRPGSVGTGGSAVKINLNTATEADLEKLPGVGPKTAAAIVADREARGPFGRIEDLQRVRGIGSKKFEALKDFVTVGP
- a CDS encoding tRNA dihydrouridine synthase, encoding MSLPERPARLVTETECPLERATGGIFVGGVSVANPLWLAPLADVSTFPVREMFRRLGAGLTHTEMISLSGLLHGNRTTVRMLPEVGEAPLVLQFFGCGAEDVRRGAAVALTRGALPQVLQLNMACPVRKVFRRGEGARLLETPDIAEAMVKALGEFGLPVWVKIRLCAEGYPLSTENFVEMLFEAGADHVSVHGRTQKQLYAGKADRDAVERIARAFPGKISGSGDVYRVEDVLEYLRRGCVGVLVARGGMRDPFLVPRSLAALKYPVEPALCLPSPADRVGLLMELGFRMEEREGERGALSLMKRFLSGMFKGTRGAAHLRTTISTLRTVDDVAAVLRAWQETVEGSDDYGGEGTEEHTDA
- a CDS encoding M24 family metallopeptidase is translated as MAGEHVWRRVIAVQALLAERNVDALVLLLQEGVNWESVYYLSGFRGTSGALLVTGDDAVLVTDGRYLAQARRQSPFSLVPQEGQGLLDVLGDLLRRRHLKSVGFEGDKVSFATYRRLADMGVWWEDVSDLLPRLRRRKDAQERRLIEEAAKRASFAFLEMLKRLEPGMTERRVAALLEFLLREAGADGGWGTMDFIVASGPRSALPHGRPTDRSMERGEWVTVDFGARYEGYVCDITRTISLGEADPWARNMHALILEAQAKGSAALRTGSAVREVDEAARNVIVAAGMGECFSHGLGHGIGLSVHEAPRLSFRSEEILEVGDVVTVEPGVYLEGRGGVRVEDNYLMEESGAVCLTEYLSRELFVI
- the lysS gene encoding lysine--tRNA ligase codes for the protein MEEKEQKSTQMPEEEILSQRREKLERLRNEEGYDPFVQERFLREHSLAHVLETYGGLQENEHAEDARIVTAGRVMTLRKHGKASFAHMEDETCRLQLCFQFDVLGEKEYGFFKKWVDMGDFLGVVGHPFRTQRGELTILVESFTLLSKAMRPLPEKWHGLKDTEVRYRQRYVDLIANPEVRETFRKRSRIINTVRRVLENHGTLEVETPILSSIAGGANARPFITFHNALSQEMYLRIATELYLKRLIVGMFGRVYEIGKNFRNEGVDTMHNPEFTAMEVYWAYANYEDMMNLTEEIIVAAAEEVGARETVYQGTPLSFEPPFRRATMMDLVKDHCGVDFGAFETDEEARAAAKRKGLEITGKESRFLLLSRFFEEFVEEKLVQPTFVLKHPVEISPLAKRDPDNPDYTNRFELFVYGKEVANAFSELNDPFDQKERFLDQQAKKEAGDEEAHAFDEDFVTALEYGLPPTGGLGIGIDRLVMFLTDSRSIRDVILFPAMRPRE
- a CDS encoding AIR synthase related protein, with protein sequence MTIERDSRAPTGKMAPRALEEHILAFRGSPRKDVLVGPAVGEDAAVIALPGGPFLVVASDPVVGAAKGAGRLLVHVNANDVASKGGEPAYLLVTMILPRNMTERDAAAFMEEMHEACLELNIAIVGGHTEFSDRYAAPVLSGTLLGYAERCLRAEEMRPGDVLLMTKHVGLEGMSILAADRPDLLAVCCTQEEIREIRSWGDFLSVLPEARILRPWARFLHDPTEGGFLGGLGELARLSRAEVRLLPETVTVHPLTRRCAQTLAFDPLHLISSGVLLAVLPPEHLDEACRCLSGVGIPFSVVGNLVEAGGNVSFDAREELWRLLVMEVPR
- a CDS encoding type III pantothenate kinase, coding for MLLVLDVGNTNTVVGIYEGEVLRHSWRLMSERRTADELTIFLLNLMQMAGVAPSRIRGAIAAGVVPPLEAPWQEGIRNALNIECLKVGLSLDLGMEIRYRAPAEVGADRIVNAVAGVAKFGFPLIIADFGTALTLDVVDGDGAYLGGTIAPGLSVSMEALFGKTAKLPKVALEAPPSVIGRTTMESIQSGILFGYAGLVDSLARRIWAELGVRTPLVATGGQALAVAPFSETIGTVEPWLTLEGLRLLFLRNCPDRSAHVLA
- a CDS encoding ComEC/Rec2 family competence protein is translated as MLWVSALGVPAIPATGVGVLLAAGLLLLGSGTGTDVAAGTQSFPEPGETVGSGSALARWNGAVMGTLFLVTALGCVFLAWRMVTPPRFAGGVSGTGTVTLERPWGRMRALLLDLPQGRFLLFVSPFGGHREGDRLSVQGYAEPLERGNGSLDMRPFWWARGVRAVLRPYSVRNEGASGASLAAWRSVLRRRILLELPRRVRGHLLAAWLGGRDPELAELHRRWGTSHLLAVSGFHVGLVAALVWVLLGKRRLGMFLAGGLVWGYALLAGAGPSALRAAAMVQLFLTGAFLGRKSGVTNAVAVVAAGLLLWRPWWFQDVGWRLSVTAVLVLGAYADLLGRRDAGKPGGNEESALSVARQGIAAGLLAWIATAGISASVFGPVPLAGALVNMVAIPVFAVLLPLASLAALPALLGIPGGEYAAGAMEWLFLWWEKGADGAATLLSASLEWSRLLGGGTVFLVTALVLGSCGIDRRRTFLISIILSGSVMAFFGA
- the rd gene encoding rubredoxin, yielding MKKYICTVCGYVYDPANGDPDSGIAPGTAFEDIPEDWVCPVCGVAKDMFEPAE